GGCGGCGTGGCCACCTGCACATCGGGCTTCCCCGCGCAGGAGATCACGCCCTTCCGCTGCTCCGTCCACTTCACCGCCGTATGATACAGATACATTTTCGGTCTCGATTCCATGGTCCCTCCTGGTGTTTGCCCCGCCTATCCGCTCTCACCCCTTCTGCAAGATTGCCCCACGCACTGCCATCCTCGCACCAGCCATATCATAAAACCGGCCAAGGCACACCTGCCGTTAACCATGTCTGCGGGCTCTCTCGCCTTGCGGATCAAGGCCTGGTGGTGAAGGTCCAGACGGCGGAAAAAATGAGGAGTTGCTGAGAAGGCGTCAGTCCAAGTGAGCCGGACGAGGTCGGGGCATCAGTGAAAAAACCGCCCTGTTGTCCGGTCGATTCATCGACACGATACTCCAGGCGAAGGATGGTCTCTCCTAACCGACCTGGACGGCGATGTTCCACCGTCGCGGTCACCGCTTTCACGAATTGTTCGGACCCGGTCAGCCGCCCATTCCGGTCCCAGTACAATTCAGGGCGAACCGCCACACTCCAAGGCCCGCTCACATGCCATTGGATCGGCATCGACGCGCCGGTCCAAAAGGCCCGAGGATGCCCTGGGAGCCCGGCCATTCGTTCCGTGCCGATCTGATAGTCGAAGCCGACGGTGACCGGACCATCCTGGAACTTCGCGATGCTGTCGGAAAAGAACCGCCAGAACTTCATATCCGTTTGTGACTGATCCGGGCCATAGTAGACGGTCTGCTGAAAGGAAAACCGGGACGCCCCTTTCCATGCCAGTTGGGCCCCATAGCTGGGCAGATCGTTGGCATGGGCGAGATGAAAATATTCGTTGATGACAAAGACCGTGCCTGTGAGTTCCTGCGTGACCGGATAACTCGCATTGACGCCGAACATGAGGTAGGGGGAATAATCCGAGACCCAGGCACGCGTATAGTTCGCATTGTCCTTCGAGTACAGCGACTCATAGCCGATGAGACTATTGAACAAACCGGCCTGTATTCGCAGCCCGTGACCGGCCGGGGCGAGATAGGACACGTTCGCGCTGCCAAAATGCCGAAGCTGGTCTGATGCGCCTACTTTCGGTGCGTTATTCGCAAAGCCGAACTCTTTGGCATCTTCTCCTGCATGAACAAGAAGCTCCGCCCCCCACCGTGAGGAAGCATTCGCGTCTTTTCTGAAAGAGAGTCCGGCCATGTTGAGGTCCAGCTCATTGGCTCGTGGCGTCGTACTCCGGCTTCGAAACAGGTGATTGGGAGGAAAGTTGAAATTCAGCAGGTAGGCGGCATCGGCAAAGCCGCCCACTTCCCAGGGGGATGCCTCAGAAGCAATCGGCCGACCGTCGGCGACACCCGCATTTTCTGAAGCTGCACCATCGGCCACAACGGCCATCCCGATTGCGAGAATCGTCAGAACGGACGCGCCAATCCCTCTGCACCGCTTCCAGCCATTCAGGAAAGCCCGATTTCGTGGAGGGAGAGGCAGCGCATCATAAATTGCCCCCCCCCCAACAGATGCCTTTCTCACAAGGCGGACACCCCTCACTGAGCCAGCGCCGGCCTCATTCCATCTCTTGCGGCCTACTCACCCGACTGGCCCGATTTTCTTAGGCCCCTTCAATCCTGTTTTGTCTTCCCATACATCGCTTGCGCTTGTTCAACATGCTCGGCATAGCGCGCCTCCATCTGCTTCGCCTGACTGCGCGCCTCTTGCGCGGCCGTCAACAAGGCGCTCCGCCTGAACCCCTTAGGATCTTCATGCAAGCTGATTGTGGATGCGAGCGCCTGGTAGCGGTCAGCGTCCGCCTCCAGCCGACTGATCCGACTCTGATACAACACCGCCGCTGCCATATGGTCGTCCGCGCTCCCGTTGGATGCCAGCTTGGCTTGCAGGTCCACCGGAAGGACCGTGCTGCAGCCGGTCAATCCGAGAACCACCAGCAAGGGAAGCGCACGGGAAAGTGCCTGCGTCCAATTGAGCCTCATGGTTCACCTCCTTCACTATTCCAGAAGCATCATCGACTTTCTCAATTACGACGATACAGGAGGAGGGAACAGGGGCCTATCGGGTTGAAACCTGAGAAGCGGGCGGGAAATACCTGAGTCCTCGCCGGGTGGATAGGTCCGTCACCTGCTCCACCCGAGTTGGCTGCCGAACAGGCGGTGCGGCACATGAGTGGCACGATGTCAGGCGTCCGTCGAGACCAAGCCCCGGCGGATCGCATAGCGGACCAAACCCGCCACGTCGTGAATGTCCAAGCGGCGCATCAATTCGGTGCGATGCGAATCCACCGTCTTGACGCTCACGCCCAACTTCCTGGCAATGTCCTTCGTGGAACAGCCTTCGGCGATGAGCTGCAAGACCTCCCGCTGGCGGGCGGTCAGCTCAATGGCCGGTCCAAGCTTGTCTTTCCGATGTTCGAGATAGTCCAGAACGAGCGGCTTGGAAATACTGGGGCTCAAATACGTTTCACCCCGCACCGCCGCCTTGAGCGCCAGTTCGAGTTCCGCCGGCTCCGCCCCCTTGAGCAGATAGCCCGTAGCCCCTGCATTGAGCGCCTGCCCCACATACTCTTCATTGGCATGCATCGAGAGGATGATCACTCGGACCTTGGGCCATTGCCGCGTGATGCGACTCGCCGCTTCCAGCCCGTTCAAATTCGCCATGGCGATATCCATGATCACCACGTCGGGCTGAATCTTCTCGACGACAGCCACCGCCTCGTGGCCGTCGCTCGCCTCGCCGACGACCTGGACGTTCGGCAAACTGTGCAACAACGCCCGCAAGCCCGCCCGGATGAGCACGTGATCATCTGCCAGAACGACCCGGATCGGCATGAGAGGCCTCCTCCCGCTCCAACACGTTACGCCGTGCCCGCATTCTCCAGAGGAATCTGCGCACGCACTTCGGTCCCTCGTCCCGCCTCCGAGCGGATCACGAGGGCTCCTCCTAACGCTCGTGCCCGCTCTTGCATGCCAAGCAGCCCCAGCGTCCACCGATCGGACGCGCCGGCCTTCGACTCCGGCAGGGAAAAACCGACGCCATTATCTTTGATGCGCAGTTCGAATCCTGCCCCGGATTTTCGCAGCGTCACGTCCAGCCTGGATGCGTTCGCATGACGCAGCACATTGGTCACCGCCTCCTGCACGATCCGAAAGCAGACCACTGCCTTATCGGCTGAGGGCTCCTTGGGCAAGTCCTCAGCGTCGACGTGCGCCACAATTCCGGCCCGCTCGGCCTGCCGCATGACATACCATCGAATCGCGGGCACCAACCCGAGATCGTCCAGCAGCGACGGGCGCAGATCCAGCGAGAGATCCCGTATGCGCTTCAGCAGAGAGTCCAAAATCCCCAAACTATCATTCAACGTCTCTGCGACTTGCCTCGTATCGGCCACACGCTGCATGGTCTGAAGATTCATCTTCAGCGCCGTGAGCGCCGTTCCAACTTCATCATGCAGATCATGAGCCAGCACTCTCCGCTCCTGCTCTTGGACTTGCATCAGTTGGCGGGAGAGCGCTTGCAGCTGGCCATGGGCATCCCGAAGCCCTTCCTCCGCCTCCCGGCGGGTCAGGTAAGAGGACAGGCTGTCGGCGAGCGAATCGATAAGGTGCCGTTCTTCGAGAAGAAAGGAGCCCTCCGATTCCACGGGCCGCTCCTGCAGATAGGCCACCTCGATCCATCCTTTTCGTCCCGTCGAGGTGGCCAGTGGAGCCCGTTGCATCCAGGGAGTTTCTTGAAAATCCGGCGTGCTGACAGTTATGCCGTCGAATTGAATCCGCGCAACTGCGATGTCGGGATATTGCCACGCCGGCGGAAGAAGGGCCGCCACCTCTGTGAGAACTTCTTCCAGCGGTTTCGTACGGTCTTGCAACAGACGAACGGTGCCGTGCAGCGCCGTCAGCTCTTTGACCCGTTCGCCAAGGTAGTGCAAGAGGCGTTGCCGGTCATCCTCATGTTGAACTGCCTCTTCCGAGCGCGGGCGCTCAGAAGACCGGACTGCATCAACAGGCTGGTCAGATCGTCTGGCAGGAGGGGGCTGACGGAGCGGCCGTCGTGAGCTCATAGATGCACCGGCGGAACTCTCACGGAAAATGGAATGGGAGAAATCCTATCGAGAATCAGAGTCAACATGCAACATCGGTCAAGGCTTGATATACGCCCATCCCTGCTCCTGCCGCTCCATCAACCGCACCATCGCCGGCACCGTCTCCCCCACCTCGCCGATCAAATCATCCCGCGTCACCTTCATGGCCTTCATCGTGTTGGAACAGGCCGTGATCTTCACCCCGTAGTCTGCTTTCAATTGAGCTAATTCAGGCCCAAGCGTCGTCGTGCTTGTCATCAGCAGCGACAGCCCTGCTCCATGCGCCACCAGTTCGAGCTGGAGCCGCTCACGCCCCACTTCCTGATAGAGGTGCCGGATATTGTTCAACACGCCCCGCTGCACCTTCTCCTCGCCCGAGTTCAGCTGCATCACCACGCGATGCAGCTTCTGCGTGCCGCCGCTTTCAACGGAGTCCGCCCCCAAGACCATCTGACGCGGCCCCCACGCAGCCACGAGCAGGACGATCAGCGCGATCTGCTTCCACATAGACATCCCCTTTCCCCTCACGGGGCACTGGTCACCTGTCGCATCAATTGCGTCACCGCCCACAGCAGAAACGCGCCGTAGACGAATCCGAAAAACCAGGGGAAACTGATCGCTCGATGAGCCCACCACTGCCGGTGCTGGCGAAACGCCCAGTTCGGCTGGAACACCGGAGGCTCATTCCGTCGATCTTCGATCGGCTGCCTCGTTTCGTGCAGCTGATAGACGCTTGTGATCAGCTTCTGCCCCTTCCACTCCGGATCCTGTTCAATTCCGCGCAGCCGCCATTCCCACAACGCATTCTGGCCCGACAGCCGGCCCAGGACAATCGCCATTTGCAGGCACAGGAGAATGCCGAACACGCAGAGGAGGCCGATCAAGACCGTGAATGACCAGGCCAGCGACTCCCGCGAGACAATCAACCCGATGACCGCGACAAAGATAGAGTTGGCCGTCAAATAGTCCGAAAGCATGGTGTGATAGTCGCGGACCCCGGAGGTCCAGAGCATGAGCAAATGCTCGTAGGTGGACGCAAGGGAGGAGCCTCGCGGCATCGTCATGGCATCGTGGCTCACGGGAGAGGTCCTTTCATTCCGCCTTAATAAGTTCTTGCACCCAATCACCGAGCGTATGCGTGAGAATCACCACGCACAAGGCGATCAGTAGATGCTCGCCAATGACCCTCCACGGAGAAATCGCTTGTGCTCGCGCAACAAACAGGCTGAGCACCGCCAGCAAGAGCAGGCCCCAGACGACGCTGATCACAATCGCCTGATCCAACGGGAGCATCAAAACCGGAACCGCAAAGGTCATCGCAATCACGAACTTCGCGGCGAACGTCGCCAGCGTCGCTTCCCAGACATGCCTCGCAGGACCGCTGTTCTTCGATTCCTCGGACACATGAATGCCGAGGGCATCCGACATGGCATCGGCAACGGCAATGGTCAGAATCCCGCCGAGCACAATGGCACGCGAATGAGTTCCTGAATGCAGCCCCACCATCAGGCCGAGTGTCGTGATGACGCCCGAGGTGAGTCCGAAACTCAGCCCGGTTTTCCATGACAGCTTCATGACCGCCACATCATCGCGGGAATGTCAGCAGATAGGCCAGCACGTCACGGATGGCTTCGTCCGACATCGTGGACTGCCAGGCATCCATCGCGGTGTTCGGCCGTCCCTCGTGAATACTCTTCAAGAGCCGGGAGTCCGGCTTGAGCAGCACCTCGCTTGACGTGAGATCCGCCACCGGCGGGTTCAACGTCATGACCCCGTCCCCTCTTCCTTGCGGACCATGACAAGCCAGACAATATTTTTCATACAACAGCTTCCCTCGCACCAGATTGCGTTCACCGGCCGTCAACCCGGATGTGGGTGCCAATAACCAACAGCAGGCCATGATGGCGCAGATCAAGGAGCCACGAGTGATCGTCATGCCGTTCCCTTTCTGTGTCGTGTCACGAACGCCCGCAGACAGGTGCGCGCCGTACACAGCCCTGCAGCCAGGCGCCGATCTGATCCAGCAGCGCCGCCATCGCCCGATTGGCCGCCACCACGCCGCCATAGGCATCGCCGCTGGGCGCGTCCTCCAACGCCTCAAAGGTTCGGGCCCCGACAACTCTGGACTCCTTGAGGTCGATCAACTGCGTGCGAACCGTCATGCGCACACGGCTGGGCTGCTGCAAGAACTCCTGTTGCACGGCGAACCCAGAGGAGTCGAGACGATAATCTCCACGCCCAGCTCCCGGCAAGGGGAGGACGGCGCGCCAAGATCCACTCCGATCCAACGACTGAATGAGCAAGGACGTCAACATGCGCGCCGGCGCGTCGGCCCATTGGCTCTGCGCAAAATACTCCACCTCATACAGCCGTTTGAAAAACACCATGCGCGGCGTCTCAAACCCAGGCTCGGCCTGAGCGGGACTGACGAGGAGCGAGGGTCCGTTGCTGTCAGCCGGTCGAGCCTCACCGAAAGACTCACCGAGAACCAGCTGATAGGTATGCAGGGGCAGTGCGTCGCCGCGAGGCGACAGGCAGCCAGCACCCACCGCCATCCAGGCCACTAAAACTGCTATCACCCCAAATCTCATCATGTGCCCAGTTCCTCCATCGCAGGATGCTCAAAAAGGCCATCCGGCAAGGCCGCAGCGAGCGAAGGGGCGAGGCGTACGCTTCGGTACGTTGAGCCTCTGAGCGATGCGAGAACGACGCTGGGGGACTTTTTCAGCATCCTGCTATTCACCGGGTCCGCGCGGCGGCGGCGTTCGACCAAACACCAGCGAGTTGGGCTCGCGCTCCAGATCGCGCGCCACACGAGACAACGTGGCAGCCAGCTGACGGAGTTCCGCCACCAGCATGCCCGCCTCAGGCAACGTCTGCCGCGAAAACTGCTCCAATTCGGGACGCGTCTCCTTCACCACTGCTCCCACGGCCTTGCTGGCATGGGCCAGCTCTTCCGCCACGGTCCGCAACGAGGCCGCGCTTGTATTGATTTTCGCCAGCAGGACCGGAACCTGTTCATTGAGCGCGCCCGTCACCCTCACAAGATTGTCCGCGCTCTGCGCCGCGCCCTCCAGGCCGCGCTCTACCTGCGCCTTGTGGGCCGCGACCATCTGCGCCACATCCGAGAGATCCTTGATCGTGCGTTTCAGCGCCGTGCGATTGTCTTCATCCAGCACTTCCGCCGCTCCCTTGGCCACCGTATCCAAATCCGCCAGGAGTGTGGTCAGCCCCTTTTCAGAGAGCAGCCGCGAAATGGCTTCGTCGAGCCGGAAGAACAGCGACGGCCCCGTCTGGATCACCGGATATTTGTGTCCCTCCAAGGCCTGCAACGGGGGCGTTTCACGGCTGCCCCCGGTTAAATTGACCGTCGCCAGGCCGGTCAGCCCTTGCGTCTGAAGAACCGCAACCGTATCGGTCTTGATAGGGGTCCCGCGGACAATATCCAGAGTCAGCCGCACCTCCTCGGGATTCTCTGGATTCAGCGCAATGTCTCTCACGCGACCAACGTCCACCCCCCGATACTTCACGGTCGAATCCACACTCAATCCTGCGACAGACTCCCGCATATACGCTTCATACCGCTCGTAAACGCCCCGATAGTCGGTCTTCCCCAGCCACAACACACCGGCCAGGATCGCGGCGCCCAACACGGCGACGAACAACCCGACAACGAGATAGTTCACCTTCGGTTCCATGCAGCGCCCCCGTCACACATTTCGGTCCCGCCCGTTCCACGCCGCCTGCTCGCTCGCGGCGCGCCCACGCGGACCGTGGAAGTATTCCCGCACGACGGGGTCCTCCGATTGCGCCAGCTCCGGCATCGTCCCGACTCCCAACACCCGGCCGTTGCCCAACACAGCCACCCGATCGGCGATGCGCCACAGCGAATCCAAATCATGCGTGACCATGACCACCGTCAGTCCCAACAGGCCTTTCAGAGAGAGGACCAGGTCGTCGAAGCCAGCGGCAATCATCGGATCCAAACCGGCCGTCGGCTCATCCAGGAACAACAGCTCGGGATCCATGACGATCGCGCGCGCCAGCGCCGCCCGCCGCCGCATCCCGCCGCTCAACTCGCTGGGATATTTCGTGGCACTCTCCGGCGGCAGTCCCACCATCCCAATCTTGACGGCCACGATCTCACGAATGAGCGCCGGACTCATGACGGTATATTCACGCAACGGCACCGCCACGTTTTCCGCCAGCGTCAATGAACTGAACAGCGCCCCGTGCTGAAACATCACCCCGAACCGCCGATGGAGCGGCGTCCCGTCATATTCCTCCAGCGAGCGGCTGTCCACGCCAAAGAGGCGGATGGCCCCGGACGAAGGCGTCAGCAATCCCACGATCTCGCGCAACAACGTGGACTTGCCACACCCGTTTCCGCCGGCGATGGCAAAGACCTCGCCTTGCCGCACCGACAGGCTGACATCCGCATGCACCACGGCCTCCCCGAACCGAGTTGCCACATGGCTGACCTCGATAATCGAGGTTGGCGGTGAAGCCTGAGACTCGGCAATTCCCACTAGCCTCTTACCTCGCGCCTCTTGCCCATACTTCCCATCACAGATCCCACCAATTGAGCAGAATGCTGCAAATCGCATCGAACACGATCACCAAAAAGATCCCCTGCACGACACTGATGGTGGTATGCCGCCCGACATCGTCCACGCCGCCACGAATTTGAAAACCTTGATAACATCCTACGAGAGCGATGATGACGGCAAAGAACGGGGCCTTGCCGATCCCGATCAGAAAATGCCGCACCGCCACAGCCTCTTCAAATCGAGACACAAACTCCGTAAAGCTCACGTTGAGCTGCCCCGAAGCGATCAGCATGCCCCCAAAGACCCCCAGCACATCCGCGTACACGGTGAGCAACGGCAAGGCAATCACCAGCGCCAGCGTTCTCGGGATGACGAGCAGGTTCATCGGGGAGATGCCGAGCGTGCGCACCGCATCCAGCTCTTCCGTCACCTTCATGGTCCCGATCTCAGCGGCATAGGCCGACCCCGAGCGTCCGGCAATCAAAATGGCCACGATGAGCGGCGCGATCTCCCGCAACAGCGAGATCCCGACTAAATCCACGATGAAAATGTTCGTCCCGAATTTTCGCAACTGTTCGGCGCCCTGATAGGCGATCACGACGCCCACCAGAAAGGTGAGCAATCCCGTGATCAGCAAGGCATTCACGCCATCGATGTGGAGCATCCGCAAGAGCGACTGCCAGCGAATCAACCGCGGCTGCAACACCACACGAGACAAGGCCACGGTGCTCTCGCCAAGAAACGTCAGGCCACGACGGCCGCACTCCCATCGATACCAGGCGGCCCGCCCAAGCCGCTCCATGCCGGTTCTTCGCGCCGCCAAAGGCTCCGCAGCGCGGCCCGCCCGCTGAGCGCCGACCAGCTGAACGAGCCCCTCGAACTCCGGCCGCAGGCCTTCCACCGCCGGCTTCGGCCCCCTGCGATAGATGGTCTGAAGAGTCTGTTGAAGCAACACGGCACCGCCTGTATCCAAGGCGGTCATGTCGCTCGCATCGCACAGCACCCCACTGCCCTCAGGCCAGCGAAGCGCCAAAATTTGGCGTTCGAGATCCGCCAAATTTGGCAACGTCCACCGCCCACGGCAGTAGATCACCTTGCCCGAAATTTGAACCGATGCCGGCTGGCCCACAGTCACGCTCCCTATTGCAGGAGGACGATCCTGTCTCGCGGCTCGCTCGCGCCTCAGCCTTTTCCCATGATCGCCCGCAACTCCGCCCCGCTGATCACTTCCCGCTCCAGCAGCATCGTCGCGCCGGCGAGCAGGGCGGCTTTCTTGCCCGCCAGCAACTGT
This is a stretch of genomic DNA from Nitrospira sp.. It encodes these proteins:
- a CDS encoding ABC transporter permease; the protein is MGQPASVQISGKVIYCRGRWTLPNLADLERQILALRWPEGSGVLCDASDMTALDTGGAVLLQQTLQTIYRRGPKPAVEGLRPEFEGLVQLVGAQRAGRAAEPLAARRTGMERLGRAAWYRWECGRRGLTFLGESTVALSRVVLQPRLIRWQSLLRMLHIDGVNALLITGLLTFLVGVVIAYQGAEQLRKFGTNIFIVDLVGISLLREIAPLIVAILIAGRSGSAYAAEIGTMKVTEELDAVRTLGISPMNLLVIPRTLALVIALPLLTVYADVLGVFGGMLIASGQLNVSFTEFVSRFEEAVAVRHFLIGIGKAPFFAVIIALVGCYQGFQIRGGVDDVGRHTTISVVQGIFLVIVFDAICSILLNWWDL
- a CDS encoding outer membrane beta-barrel protein, coding for MADGAASENAGVADGRPIASEASPWEVGGFADAAYLLNFNFPPNHLFRSRSTTPRANELDLNMAGLSFRKDANASSRWGAELLVHAGEDAKEFGFANNAPKVGASDQLRHFGSANVSYLAPAGHGLRIQAGLFNSLIGYESLYSKDNANYTRAWVSDYSPYLMFGVNASYPVTQELTGTVFVINEYFHLAHANDLPSYGAQLAWKGASRFSFQQTVYYGPDQSQTDMKFWRFFSDSIAKFQDGPVTVGFDYQIGTERMAGLPGHPRAFWTGASMPIQWHVSGPWSVAVRPELYWDRNGRLTGSEQFVKAVTATVEHRRPGRLGETILRLEYRVDESTGQQGGFFTDAPTSSGSLGLTPSQQLLIFSAVWTFTTRP
- a CDS encoding cytochrome c, with product MTITRGSLICAIMACCWLLAPTSGLTAGERNLVRGKLLYEKYCLACHGPQGRGDGVMTLNPPVADLTSSEVLLKPDSRLLKSIHEGRPNTAMDAWQSTMSDEAIRDVLAYLLTFPR
- a CDS encoding MlaD family protein, encoding MEPKVNYLVVGLFVAVLGAAILAGVLWLGKTDYRGVYERYEAYMRESVAGLSVDSTVKYRGVDVGRVRDIALNPENPEEVRLTLDIVRGTPIKTDTVAVLQTQGLTGLATVNLTGGSRETPPLQALEGHKYPVIQTGPSLFFRLDEAISRLLSEKGLTTLLADLDTVAKGAAEVLDEDNRTALKRTIKDLSDVAQMVAAHKAQVERGLEGAAQSADNLVRVTGALNEQVPVLLAKINTSAASLRTVAEELAHASKAVGAVVKETRPELEQFSRQTLPEAGMLVAELRQLAATLSRVARDLEREPNSLVFGRTPPPRGPGE
- a CDS encoding response regulator transcription factor: MPIRVVLADDHVLIRAGLRALLHSLPNVQVVGEASDGHEAVAVVEKIQPDVVIMDIAMANLNGLEAASRITRQWPKVRVIILSMHANEEYVGQALNAGATGYLLKGAEPAELELALKAAVRGETYLSPSISKPLVLDYLEHRKDKLGPAIELTARQREVLQLIAEGCSTKDIARKLGVSVKTVDSHRTELMRRLDIHDVAGLVRYAIRRGLVSTDA
- a CDS encoding ABC-type transport auxiliary lipoprotein family protein, with protein sequence MMRFGVIAVLVAWMAVGAGCLSPRGDALPLHTYQLVLGESFGEARPADSNGPSLLVSPAQAEPGFETPRMVFFKRLYEVEYFAQSQWADAPARMLTSLLIQSLDRSGSWRAVLPLPGAGRGDYRLDSSGFAVQQEFLQQPSRVRMTVRTQLIDLKESRVVGARTFEALEDAPSGDAYGGVVAANRAMAALLDQIGAWLQGCVRRAPVCGRS
- a CDS encoding ATP-binding cassette domain-containing protein gives rise to the protein MATRFGEAVVHADVSLSVRQGEVFAIAGGNGCGKSTLLREIVGLLTPSSGAIRLFGVDSRSLEEYDGTPLHRRFGVMFQHGALFSSLTLAENVAVPLREYTVMSPALIREIVAVKIGMVGLPPESATKYPSELSGGMRRRAALARAIVMDPELLFLDEPTAGLDPMIAAGFDDLVLSLKGLLGLTVVMVTHDLDSLWRIADRVAVLGNGRVLGVGTMPELAQSEDPVVREYFHGPRGRAASEQAAWNGRDRNV
- a CDS encoding sensor histidine kinase, with protein sequence MSSRRPLRQPPPARRSDQPVDAVRSSERPRSEEAVQHEDDRQRLLHYLGERVKELTALHGTVRLLQDRTKPLEEVLTEVAALLPPAWQYPDIAVARIQFDGITVSTPDFQETPWMQRAPLATSTGRKGWIEVAYLQERPVESEGSFLLEERHLIDSLADSLSSYLTRREAEEGLRDAHGQLQALSRQLMQVQEQERRVLAHDLHDEVGTALTALKMNLQTMQRVADTRQVAETLNDSLGILDSLLKRIRDLSLDLRPSLLDDLGLVPAIRWYVMRQAERAGIVAHVDAEDLPKEPSADKAVVCFRIVQEAVTNVLRHANASRLDVTLRKSGAGFELRIKDNGVGFSLPESKAGASDRWTLGLLGMQERARALGGALVIRSEAGRGTEVRAQIPLENAGTA
- a CDS encoding DsrE family protein, yielding MWKQIALIVLLVAAWGPRQMVLGADSVESGGTQKLHRVVMQLNSGEEKVQRGVLNNIRHLYQEVGRERLQLELVAHGAGLSLLMTSTTTLGPELAQLKADYGVKITACSNTMKAMKVTRDDLIGEVGETVPAMVRLMERQEQGWAYIKP